Within the Candidatus Saccharibacteria bacterium oral taxon 488 genome, the region TTCACTGATCACGAGGCCCGCCTTGTGTCCAGTCAGCATCGCCACGCCGCGAGCATGAGCCACAGAAATAGCGGTGGTAACGTTGCGCGCAAAAAACAATTTTTCAATTGACATCACCTCTGGCTTGGTCTCAGCGATGATCTCCGTCAGGCCATCAAAAATCTCCGCCAGCCGCTCGTCCAGTGGCGTGTGCGCTGGCGTCTTGATCACACCAGCCGTCACCAGCCGGTAGCCGCCCCGCTTCGTGTCAATCACACCAAAGCCCAAGATACCAGTCCCCGGATCAATGCCAATAATTCTCATGAGTTTATTATAACACCCGGCCGGTGACAGTGATTAATACGAGGGCCACCTCGACGAGCTACTCACCAAATTATCGCTTGCCGCGCGTGATGGCGTGTTTTAGCCAGGCAGCGGCCCGGCCAATTTCCCAGCGCCACTGCCAGCCGGCATAACCAACCGCCAGTAGACTGACGCCGCCGAGCACCCACCAGCCCCACATCGCGCCCGTCACCTGCTTGACCTGCTCCGGCGCAAAGCCAGTTTTTGGCGCAGTAGCCAGCGCGACCTTGCGGCAGCGCTTCGTCTTTGGATTGCGTTCAAAGCCTTCGGCACACTCCTTCAACACGTCACTATCAGCGGCAATCTTCTTGCAGCGGCCAGTTGCTGGGTTGCGAAATTGACCATCAGGACATGGCTTCAACGTTTTGGCGGCCGCCGAGGCAATCGAACGGCACCGACCGGTTATCTCGCTCCGATAATACCCTTCACGACACGGTGTTTGGGTTTTGAGTTTGCCGATGTTGCGGCACCGACCGGTCTCCGGCGAACGATATTGACCAGACTTACACGGTGCGAGTTCCGGCTCGTTCACAATATTACGGCAATGGCCCGTTGCTGGTGAACGATACTGTCCCGGACGGCACGGCATCGGCACCGACTCCTTGACGCACTCACCCGTGAGCTGGTGATGCACATAGCCCGCCTTGCAATCTGGCCACTGCTTGAATTCATTGGGCCGAGCCGGCGTCGGTGAAAATGTCACCTTCCATTCCCCATCAAGCAAACTCCACGATGAGCCCTTGGCCAGACCAGCAAACGACGTCTGGTCAATCTCATTACCGCCAGCATCCAGCGCATACACCTCGCCGCCGCCGGTTTTTGCCAGCACTTTTTTACCATCAAACCGCAGGTCGACCCGCCCGTCGGTTAGCCGGCTATCACCGACCACCAACGCCCCACCCGCCGGCACTACTAGCTCAGTCGAGATTATTTTAAGCGTCGTCACCTGCCCCTTCTGGCTAACATACTGCAGCGTCCAACCAGCGATATTGACTGGCCCTGACGACGGATTGTAGAGTTCAACGTACGTGCCGTGCGCCGTATCGAGACCAACTTTGGTGATCAAGAGTTTGGCTGATATGCGAGCCGCGGCTGACGGTGCAGGAGGTTCGGAAGGCGTTGGCTTGGCCGGTGCGGGTGTCGATGGAGTCGTGGTCGGCGTTGACGGAGCGGGTGTAGACGTAGATGCAGACGTGCCGCCAGAAGTCGTGTCCGGTGTAGCTGCTGTTGGAGCTGATGGCCTGGTCGGAGCTGCCGGGCTGGGCGCTGGATTGGCTGGCTGAGGCGCGGGCGTGTGGGTTGGCGCAACCGGTGTCGAGCCGCTAGCAGGAGGTGTGGCCTCTGGTGGGGAGTCACTCGCAAACGCTACCACCGGCTGAAACACCAGCGCAATTATCGTTGACATAAGTAGTAGGCGGGTCAAAACCTTCATTGTGAACTCCCTGCTTGGCTTATGTTGACTGACTATATTGTAAAAGAAATTCCTCCCAAACGCAAAAGAGCGCCGTCGGGGACGCTCAATACATAGTCAATGTATAGCCTGAGCGAAGATTACTCCGCAGTGATATC harbors:
- the ruvC gene encoding crossover junction endodeoxyribonuclease RuvC is translated as MRIIGIDPGTGILGFGVIDTKRGGYRLVTAGVIKTPAHTPLDERLAEIFDGLTEIIAETKPEVMSIEKLFFARNVTTAISVAHARGVAMLTGHKAGLVISEYTPLQIKQTLTGYGKADKKQIQEMVRLNLGLSQAPRPDDCADALAAAITHAATTRRGVV